The Populus alba chromosome 6, ASM523922v2, whole genome shotgun sequence genome contains a region encoding:
- the LOC118032585 gene encoding calmodulin-like protein 3 — MMMIITILLLVVLFLAGLINIYFYLPSKKLYAWLQSFASKNPPTTITPQVSHKERSITTSSLSISSSSSSPAYEKAELKSVFATFDKNGDGFITKQELRESFKNIRIFMTEKEVEEMVVKVDTNGDGLIDFEEFCILCKAIGVRDQGGDGEKEGQQDGGEGDLKEAFDVFDKDKDGLISVEELGLMLCSLGLKEGGRVEDCKEMIRKVDMDGDGMVNFDEFKRMMMRGGSKLVSVF; from the coding sequence ATGATGATGATCATTACCATCTTGTTACTGGTAGTTTTGTTCCTGGCTGGCCTCATTAACATTTACTTCTATCTACCTTCCAAGAAATTGTACGCATGGCTCCAATCCTTTGCCTCTAAAAACCCTCCAACCACCATCACTCCCCAAGTTTCTCACAAAGAAAGGAGTATTACTACTAGTAGCCTTAGTatcagtagtagtagtagtagccCTGCTTATGAAAAAGCTGAGCTAAAGAGCGTTTTTGCTACCTTTGACAAGAATGGAGATGGGTTTATAACAAAGCAAGAGTTGAGAGAGTCATTCAAGAACATAAGAATATTTATGACAGAGAAAGAAGTGGAAGAAATGGTGGTGAAAGTGGATACTAATGGAGATGGTTTGAtagattttgaagagttttgtATCCTGTGCAAGGCAATTGGGGTTCGAGATCAAGGAGGAGATGGTGAGAAAGAAGGTCAACAAGATGGAGGAGAAGGGGATTTGAAGGAggcttttgatgtttttgataAAGATAAAGATGGGTTGATATCAGTTGAAGAGCTTGGTTTGATGTTGTGTTCTTTGGGGTTAAAGGAAGGTGGAAGAGTGGAGGACTGCAAGGAAATGATCAGGAAGGTCGATATGGATGGTGATGGGATGGTTAATTTTGATGAGTTTAAGAGGATGATGATGAGAGGTGGAAGCAAGCTTGTTTCTGTCTTCTAA